A genomic window from Prochlorococcus sp. RS04 includes:
- a CDS encoding J domain-containing protein: MVILGTMIHGTMTTSSKKDYLSILGLPPDFDDKELKKAFRREARKWHPDLNKNDLNAEERFKLINEAYEYLRDPNVRKNSSDEKNQDDKENNNFEKGFPDFQDYLDSLFGY; the protein is encoded by the coding sequence ATGGTAATTCTAGGGACGATGATCCATGGGACAATGACTACTTCCTCTAAAAAAGACTATTTGTCGATTTTGGGTTTACCCCCTGATTTCGATGATAAAGAACTTAAAAAGGCCTTTCGAAGAGAAGCAAGAAAATGGCATCCAGATTTAAATAAAAACGATCTTAATGCAGAAGAAAGATTTAAATTAATTAACGAAGCATACGAATATCTACGTGATCCTAATGTAAGAAAAAATAGTTCGGATGAAAAAAACCAGGATGATAAAGAAAATAATAATTTCGAGAAAGGTTTTCCTGACTTTCAAGATTATCTTGATTCATTATTTGGATATGA
- the dnaK gene encoding molecular chaperone DnaK has product MGQIVGIDLGTTNSVVGVIEAGRPIVIANSEGSRTTPSIVGFTKDKEIVIGDQARRQLVLNPKNTFYNLKRFIGSDWDELDENSISVPYNVKANTNGSVRVLSPNTEREYAPEELVSSLIRKLINDAETYLGDTVDSAVITVPAYFNESQRQATKDSAILAGIKVDRILNEPTAAALAYGFEKSSSNNVLVFDLGGGTFDVSLLKISNGVFDVKATCGDTQLGGNNFDSKIVDWLAEKFLAKHDIDLRRDRQALQRLTEAAEKAKCELSGLQKTKISLPFITTSNEGPLHIEETLNRKIFESLSQDLLDRLLEPVQIALDDSGWNAEDIDEVVLVGGSTRIPMVQQLVKTLVPNDPCQSVNPDEVVAVGAAIQSGIISGDLQDLLLNDVTPLSLGLETIGGLMKVLIPRNTPIPVRQSDVFSTSEANQSSVVVQVRQGERPLASENKSLGKFRLSGIPPAPRGIPQVQVAFDIDANGLLEVSATDRTTGRKQTVTISGGSNLNEQEINSIIEEAKAKANEDRKTRAVIDRKNSALTLIAQAERRLRDASLEFGPYGAERQQRAVELAIQDVEEYIDDDDPQELEISVSALQEALFGLNRKFAAEKKTDNNPLQGIKNTFGSLKDELFSDDYWDDDPWDNQMNRNYRNSRYGNSRDDDPWDNDYFL; this is encoded by the coding sequence ATGGGGCAAATAGTTGGAATTGATTTAGGTACTACTAACTCTGTTGTGGGAGTTATAGAAGCTGGTCGTCCAATTGTTATTGCAAATTCTGAAGGATCTAGAACTACACCTTCAATAGTTGGATTTACAAAAGACAAGGAAATAGTAATAGGAGACCAAGCGAGAAGACAACTTGTTTTAAATCCTAAGAATACCTTTTATAACCTTAAACGATTTATTGGTAGTGACTGGGATGAATTAGATGAGAATAGTATTTCTGTTCCTTATAACGTAAAGGCTAATACCAATGGAAGCGTTAGAGTTCTTAGTCCAAATACAGAAAGAGAATATGCACCAGAAGAATTAGTGAGCTCATTGATTAGAAAATTAATTAATGATGCTGAAACTTATCTTGGAGATACGGTTGATTCTGCAGTTATTACTGTCCCTGCTTACTTTAATGAATCTCAAAGGCAGGCTACAAAGGATTCTGCAATATTAGCTGGTATTAAAGTAGATAGAATTTTAAATGAACCTACTGCTGCTGCTCTTGCTTATGGTTTTGAAAAAAGTTCTTCTAATAATGTTTTAGTTTTTGATTTAGGAGGAGGAACATTTGATGTTTCATTGTTGAAAATTTCTAATGGTGTATTTGATGTTAAAGCCACTTGTGGAGATACACAGCTAGGAGGTAACAATTTTGATTCAAAAATAGTTGATTGGCTCGCAGAAAAATTTCTAGCTAAACATGATATTGATCTAAGAAGGGATAGACAAGCTTTACAGAGATTAACTGAGGCTGCTGAAAAAGCAAAATGTGAATTGTCAGGTTTGCAAAAAACAAAAATATCTTTACCATTTATCACAACAAGTAATGAGGGACCGTTACATATTGAAGAAACATTAAATAGAAAAATATTTGAGTCATTATCACAAGATTTACTTGATAGATTATTAGAGCCTGTGCAAATAGCTTTAGATGATTCTGGATGGAATGCAGAGGATATTGATGAGGTAGTTCTTGTAGGTGGAAGCACAAGAATCCCAATGGTTCAACAATTAGTAAAGACTCTTGTTCCAAATGATCCTTGTCAATCTGTTAATCCTGATGAAGTAGTAGCAGTTGGAGCTGCAATACAATCTGGAATTATTAGTGGTGATTTACAAGATTTACTTCTAAATGACGTTACTCCTTTATCTTTAGGTTTAGAAACTATTGGTGGTCTTATGAAGGTACTCATTCCGCGTAATACTCCAATACCAGTTAGACAATCTGATGTTTTTAGTACGTCTGAAGCAAATCAATCATCAGTTGTTGTTCAAGTACGCCAGGGAGAAAGGCCTTTAGCATCTGAAAATAAATCACTCGGTAAATTTAGACTATCAGGAATACCTCCAGCGCCAAGAGGGATACCTCAAGTCCAGGTAGCATTTGATATTGATGCTAATGGTCTTTTAGAAGTAAGTGCTACTGATAGGACAACAGGAAGAAAGCAAACAGTTACAATCTCTGGAGGTTCTAATTTAAATGAACAAGAAATAAATTCGATAATTGAAGAAGCTAAAGCGAAAGCTAATGAAGATAGAAAGACAAGAGCTGTAATTGATAGAAAAAATAGTGCTTTAACTCTTATTGCGCAAGCTGAGAGAAGACTTAGAGATGCCTCATTAGAATTTGGCCCTTATGGGGCCGAAAGGCAACAACGAGCTGTTGAATTGGCTATTCAAGATGTTGAAGAGTATATTGATGACGATGATCCTCAAGAACTAGAAATATCAGTAAGTGCTCTACAAGAAGCATTATTCGGCTTAAATAGAAAATTTGCTGCTGAAAAGAAAACTGATAATAATCCCTTACAGGGTATTAAAAATACATTTGGATCATTAAAGGATGAACTCTTTTCTGATGATTATTGGGATGATGACCCTTGGGATAATCAAATGAATAGAAATTATAGAAATTCGAGGTATGGTAATTCTAGGGACGATGATCCATGGGACAATGACTACTTCCTCTAA
- a CDS encoding 2Fe-2S iron-sulfur cluster-binding protein has translation MKKTFTVTIKNKETGKVYQEQVNSDDYILKEFEKKGFKLAFSCRNGCCTSCAVKIKSGTLEQPEAMGVSQALKDKGYALLCVAKATSDLEVETTYEDEVYDLQFGQYFGRGNTRVAPPWEFEED, from the coding sequence TTGAAAAAGACTTTCACAGTCACGATTAAAAATAAGGAAACCGGAAAGGTCTACCAAGAGCAGGTTAATAGTGATGATTACATACTTAAGGAATTTGAAAAGAAAGGTTTCAAACTTGCATTTTCCTGTAGAAATGGTTGCTGTACAAGTTGTGCAGTTAAAATTAAATCTGGCACCTTAGAACAACCTGAAGCCATGGGTGTATCTCAGGCTTTAAAAGACAAAGGCTATGCACTACTTTGTGTCGCTAAAGCAACTTCAGATCTTGAGGTAGAAACAACATATGAAGATGAAGTTTACGATTTACAATTTGGACAATATTTTGGTAGGGGAAATACAAGAGTTGCACCACCTTGGGAATTTGAGGAAGATTAA
- a CDS encoding inositol monophosphatase family protein — MFELSEIEDLANLVNLSSLYEIAKNSAQIGNEILKVNYNKIQKISSKGRKGDLVTNVDLEVENKIKEYLLEETPNISINAEESGKLTKSSDLTWCIDPLDGTTNYSHGYPFFGTSIGLVYKNKPIIGAISVPYLNELYSACIGIGSFCNDSELKVSNPSNLSESLLVTGFSYDRFETEDNNYAEFCYLTHKTRGVRRGGAAAVDLAFVAAGKVDGYWERGLEVWDLAAGAIIVKEAGGIISDYPSGEFKLSSGKILACSPSLENELKNELDKVSPFKKNLYT; from the coding sequence ATGTTTGAATTAAGTGAAATAGAGGATCTTGCAAATCTAGTAAACTTATCCAGTTTGTATGAAATAGCCAAGAATTCCGCTCAAATTGGTAATGAAATTTTAAAAGTTAATTACAATAAAATTCAAAAAATATCATCAAAGGGTAGGAAGGGTGATCTAGTTACGAATGTAGATTTGGAAGTTGAAAATAAAATAAAAGAATATTTATTAGAAGAGACACCAAACATATCTATAAATGCAGAGGAATCGGGTAAATTAACCAAATCTTCGGACTTAACATGGTGTATAGACCCATTAGACGGTACTACAAATTATTCCCATGGATATCCTTTTTTTGGTACTTCTATTGGTCTTGTATATAAAAATAAGCCAATAATAGGCGCTATATCAGTACCTTATTTAAATGAACTATATTCAGCCTGTATAGGTATAGGCTCATTCTGCAATGATAGTGAACTTAAAGTATCGAATCCCTCTAATCTTTCTGAGAGTCTACTTGTAACTGGTTTCTCTTATGACAGATTTGAGACAGAGGATAATAATTATGCTGAATTTTGCTATTTAACACATAAAACTAGAGGTGTTAGAAGAGGAGGTGCAGCAGCAGTTGACCTGGCATTTGTTGCTGCAGGGAAGGTAGATGGATATTGGGAAAGAGGATTGGAAGTATGGGACTTAGCGGCCGGTGCTATCATTGTTAAAGAGGCTGGTGGTATTATTTCTGATTATCCATCAGGTGAATTTAAATTAAGTTCAGGAAAAATTTTAGCTTGTTCTCCCAGCCTTGAGAATGAATTAAAAAATGAACTAGATAAAGTCTCTCCATTTAAAAAAAATCTTTATACCTAA